Genomic window (Streptomyces yatensis):
CGGTCTCCTCCAGCAGCGTGGGCATCAGATCGGCGAGCGCGACGGGCGCGGTGCGGCGGCCGGGCGGGAGGCTCGTCCCGCGCAGCGCCCACATCCCCAGGTAGCGGTGCATGCCGGTCTGTTCGCTGGGCCGCCACAGCGGACCGCCGATCGCCGGGCTCGCCAGCACGCCCTCGTCGGCGGGGATGAGCAGCAGATCGGGGGCCGCGTGGGTCATCGGGCCCGGGTAGGCGTCGGCGCGCGGCAGCGCGGCGGCGAAGACCGGTGCGCCGGTGTCGGGGGCGCGCAGCCCCAGCAGCAGCTCGGCGGCCTCGGCCAGGACGGGGCCCGGGTCGGTCACCATGCCGTCGCGCTGGCGGCCGGCGAGGTTGACGTTGACCGCGTAGCAGCCGGGGGTGGGCATATAGGCGCGGGTGCGGGTGAAGTCCACCTCGCGTCCCTCGGCCCGGAACCAGTCGGCGAGGCCGTCGCCCTCGGCGGGCGGTGCGGCGGCGGGCCGGGTGGCCAGCAGCCCGGCCTCGGCGAGGACGGCGTTGACCGCGACGTTGTAGCGGCCCGGCCCGAACCCGTGGTCCGACAGCAGCAGTACGGGCGTCTCGTCGCCCACCGCGTCGAGGATCTCGCCGAACACCTCGTCGATCGCGATGTGGGTGGCGCGGATCGCGTCGGCCCACTCCTGGCGGTCGGGGGTGGTGTGGCGGTCGTGGCAGGCGTCGGCGAAGTGCCAGTAGTGGTGGCAGATGCGGTCGATCTCGGTGATGACCGCCATGAAGACGTCGACCGGGCGCTCCCGCAGCAGATACTGGATCGTCCGGCCGCGCGCCCGGACGTGCTCGACGGCGGCCTC
Coding sequences:
- a CDS encoding alkaline phosphatase family protein; the encoded protein is MPHTAPPKAVVLGIDGGSLELIEPLVAEGALPVLGKLLADSAHGPTTTTWPAHTAPGWSTFVTARRPGGHGIYQFFDTQDPVYGDRLVGTGDYGCDTAWEWFARQGWSVGLVNVPMSHPPREVPGYQLTWPLARTLRYSEPPGLLGELARAGAGFKADIAAMFQGDLSYAEAAVEHVRARGRTIQYLLRERPVDVFMAVITEIDRICHHYWHFADACHDRHTTPDRQEWADAIRATHIAIDEVFGEILDAVGDETPVLLLSDHGFGPGRYNVAVNAVLAEAGLLATRPAAAPPAEGDGLADWFRAEGREVDFTRTRAYMPTPGCYAVNVNLAGRQRDGMVTDPGPVLAEAAELLLGLRAPDTGAPVFAAALPRADAYPGPMTHAAPDLLLIPADEGVLASPAIGGPLWRPSEQTGMHRYLGMWALRGTSLPPGRRTAPVALADLMPTLLEETGLTFPAAVHGRPLQWDGRDGVDGGRTFLAPGETASAVASGRPEETARLSEEDLTAKALGAMGYL